TTATGATAGGAGTAAGAATTCTGTAGTTTTAGCTATGGGTGGAGCAACCGAAGCGTCTATTTGGTCAAATTATATCAATGTTCCCAAAGAAATACCGAAAGACTGGATTTCTATCCCATATGGAAAAGCATTAAAGAATCAAGTTTATAGAGTAGTAGATGACTTTGGGAGAACTTGCCCCAACTATGTACGAGGGGAACTTTTAATAGGTGGTATAGGAGTCGCTAAATGTTATAGAGGTGATGAAGAATTAACTAGAAAGAAATTCATTTATAAAGATGGCATCAGATGGTATAAGACAGGAGATACTGGAAGAACTTGGAACGATGGGACGATTGAATTTTTGGGAAGAAAAGATAATCAGGTGAAAATAAAGGGACATAGAATTGAGCTTGGAGAAATTGAAGATGCCATTACAAAATATCCTGATATAAAGAATGTTGTTGTTGATGTCACAAGAGTGGGAGTAAATGAACAGTTAACTGCTTTTTTGGAACATAATGAATATATGTATGAAACTGTATCGGAGTTTGAAGAAAAATTAAAAGAACGAATCGTTAACACCAGCATTAAATATAATGATTTTTCCATTTATTTAAGGAAACTGAACAATTCCATTATAACATTTATTTTTGATTTATTTAAATCTTGGGATATATTTAACGACCATAGAAAATATACATTTTCTGAAATTATGGAAAAGGGAGAATTCAAAAATGATTATGAACAATTAATTTTACGTTGGCTATCTATTTTAACCAAATATAATATTTTAAACGTAAAAGATGGGAAATATTCACTGAATAGGAAGGACGAATTAACAGTTCAGTTATTTTCAGAAAACGAAAAAGAAACTCATGTTTTAAAAACACTTAAGCCTGAAATAATACAAGTATTACAAGGGAAGAAAAATGCAATTGAGGTGTTTTATAATGAAGAATTAAAATTAAGTCCTACAAACTTTTTGAGAGGATTAAAAAACTATAATGAAAATATACAAAGGATAGCAGAGATAATAAAAGAGATATCTAACAGTCAGAGTGATAAATTTAAAATATTAGAAATAGGAGGAAGAGATGCTAAATTTACTAATGCAATATTAGAAATTATGAAAGGCTCTATAGATGAGTATGTGTATTGCGATAGTTCAAAATTCTTTGAATATGATTTCGAAAGAATTGAATCTGAATATAAATATTTTGAATATAGAAAAGTGAATTTAGAAAATGATTCATCTTACATTTTTAAGGCAAATGAATTTGATTTGGTAATATTATATAATTCACTACATCGTTTTAAAGATATTTCTGAAGAAATGGTGAAAATAAAACATATTGTAAATGATGGAGGGTTTATAGTTGGAACAGAGATTAATGACAGAAACCTTTTATCAGAAATAAGTGCTTCTGTACTTGAAAAAGGATTTAACAATTATGATTTAGAAAAAGTAAGTAACAATATTATTCCTAATATTCAGACAATTAGAGATATCTTTAAAAATAATTATTTGAAAGAAATTTATACTTCCAAATGTGAAGAGATTGAAAATACAGGGAATATGTTATTTGTGGCAAGGAAAGAAAATATATTATTTTCGCCACATAAGTTAAAAGAATTCTTAAAAGAAAGATTACCTGAGTATATGATTCCTATTTCCTTTGTTCAGGTTGAGCGGATGCCGTTGAACCAAAATGGTAAAGTAGATAGAAAAAAATTAAAAGAAATTACTAATAAGGGCAGTAAAGATAAAGAAGCTGTCTTAATAGAAAATACCATTATAGAGCAGAACGATGAAATAACAATAGCTTTGATAGACATTTGGAAAGAAATATTAGACGAAAAGAATCTGGGAATAAATTCAAACTATTTTCATGTAGGCGGAGACTCGTTACTTGCTACACGATTGGTATCTAAGATAAAAGAAGATTTTGGTATAGAGCTTTCAATAGGAGATGTTTTTGAACATCCGATATTAAGTGATTTATCAGTTTACATACAAAAAAAAGAAAAAGGGAAAGAAAAATCTGAAACCATAAAGATTATAGAAACAAATCCTAAAAATGAAAATGATCCTTTTGATCTTACTGATGTGCAATTTGCTTATTGGGTTGGAAGAAGTGGGGCTTATTCTTTAGGGAGAGTATCAACTCATTGTTATTTTGAACTGGATTGCTTTGACATTGACATAGGAAAGTTACAAAGAGTTATTAATCATATGATAAAAGAACATGGAATGCTTAGAGCAATTATTTTAAATAATGGAAAGCAACAGATATTGAAATATACTCCTCCGTATATATTAAATATTAATGATATTTCAAGTTTTGATGAAGATATACAAAAAGAAATATTGTTAAATATTCGTAAGGAAATGTCCCATGAAGTATTAAAAACAAATCAATGGCCATTGTTTAATTTTAGAGGAACATTTATAAGTAAAAATAAGCTGAGATTTCATGTGAGTTTTGATAATCTTATTTTGGATGGCTGGAGTATGTTCCATATTTTAGAAGAAATAAAACGAAGATATGATGATGAAAGTTTTACTTTATTCAATATAGACGTTTCATTTAGAGATTATGTACTAGCACTTAGTAAGATGAAAAAATCTTTAAAATATGAAAAAGATAAAACATATTGGCTTAATCGTTTGGATGGTTTTTTGGAAGCACCGAAGTTTAAAGCTATAAAATCTGAATTTGAAATAGAAAACCAGTCTTTTAATAGAAGAGAAAAGTATATTGAATCAAATGAGTGGGCAAGTTTAAAACAATTAGCAAGGAAAAACAACATTACACCTACTATACTATTAATTACAATGTTTTCTGAAGTTTTAAGAAAGTATAGCATAAATAAAGAATTTGTTTTAAATATTACACAGTTTAACCGAGAACAAGTTCATCCAAAAATTAATGAAATTGTTGGAGATTTTACAACTTTAACCTTGCTAGAAGTTAGAATATCAAAAGAAAATACAATACTGAAACGTGCAGAAATTTTGCAAAAACAATTAGCAGAAGATATTAATCATAGTCTATATAGTGCAATAGAATTTGGGCGAGAACTTCGTTTAAAAACAAATAATGAGAAAAGGTCCTTAATGCCAATAGTTTTTACAAGTGGTTTAGGGATTAATCAAAATACTTCAAAAGGTTGGTTAGGCAAATTGATTTATAATATTTCTCAAACTCCACAAGTATGGCTTGATCATCAAGTGCTTGAAGAAGATGAAAAGCTTAAATTGATATGGGACTCTGTTGAAGAAATATTTCCACATGGTTTACTAGACAATATGTTTAATGATTACATAGAAAGCATTGAAAATTTAGCGAGGAATCAAGATGTTATTTTTGAAGAAATTGAGATAAAAGACAGTAATAAATATTTGTATGATTTAGACAACAAAGACAAGAATACTTCAAAATCAATTAATAAAAAAACAAAAGAGTGTGATATAAAAAACTTGGTCAAAATATGCAAAACAAAAGAATTTAGAGTTTTATTAAACGAAATAAGTGGAATTTGGGAAGAACTTTTAGGTATTAAATCGATAGAAAAAGATGACAATTTCTTTTCGCTAGGAGGGAACTCTTTAAATATGATTCAATTATCTAATCTTTTAATAGAGAGATATAACTATCAAATGGATATGACTGAATTTATGGAAAATTCAAATATTGAATATATTGTAGAAAGCTTGATGAATCATGAAGCAAATACAAGGAGTTAGGAGAGGGAGTGTTAGCAGTGTTAAAGGCTATTGTATGCGGAACTATATTTGGACAATCATATATGAATGCACTTAAAATGGTAAACGATATTGAATTAGTGGGTATTTTTTCACATGGAAGTGAACGTTCAAAAAAATGTGCTAGACAATATGGTGTGCCTTTATATACAGATATTGAAAATATTCCTAAAAATATTGATATTGCATTTGTCATAATAAAATCTTCTGTACTTGGAGGCATAGGGACAGAATTATCTAAGCATCTATTAACAAGAGGAATTTATGTTATGCAAGAACATCCTGTTAATTATAAAGAAGTGGAAGAGTGTTATAAAATAGCAAAGAAAAATAACATAAACTATCGAATTGGAAATTTATATAATTCTTTGGAATCTGTGAGTAAATTTATTCGGTCATCATATTATCTCAATAAAACCGATAAACTTGAATATGTGGATGTACTTTCATCTTCTCAAGGATTATATACATTGATGAGTATTTTAAGTGAATCTTTGCCTAAGTTTAGAAATTTAAACATGGTTTCAAACAACCAAGAAAAGAGATATCCTTTTAATGCATTTATTATGACAAATGGCGATATTGATGTTGATTTTCGAGTTCACAATGAGGTGTCTGACATTGATGGAAACAATCATATGCATCTTTTGCATAAAATAACCTTTTTTTATGAAAGTGGAAGATTAGAACTTGAAGACACTTTTGGCTCTGTAATTTGGAGATCTCGAATGGATATTGCTGATTCTTTAATATTTGAGGAGGGTAAAAAAGATATTAATACAGATAAATTGATGAATTTAAAAATATTTGACGAGAAAGAGATAAGTTTTTCTTTATTAATATCTGATGTTTTTTCTAAGGCAATTGAGAAAGAAATAGAATTTTTTTTGGAGGAAATAAAATCTTTGAAAACTAATATTTCAAACGTACAAAAAGAAATTTTAGTTTCTAAAAAATGGAGTTTAATAACTGAAGAAATTGGATTTCCTAAAGCTATTACTTTTAAAGGAAATTACCTTGATCATGCCAATAATTTGAGAAGGATAAGGTGATGTCTATATGGAGTTTAAAGAAAATATAACAGATTTAGATATATTTAATAAGATAAAAAAATTAGAGCAACAAGGAGTTCAACTCTATCTTGATGGAAGTAAATTAAAATATAGAGCTTTGAAAAAATATTTTGATAAAAACATATTACATGAAGTGCGAAATCAGAAAGATATCATAATACAATATTTAGATACAATTAAAAAGAATACAGTTGAATTAAGCTCATTACAATTAGCTTATATGACAGGGCAATCTGAAGGGCAGATTCTTAATGGAGTGAATGCTCATTACTATATTGAATATGAGAAAGAAGATATAGATATAGAGAGATTACAAAATGTTATAAATTTATTAATTTCAAATAATGATGCGTTGAGATTGGTTTTATTATCAAGTGGAAAAGGGCTTATTTTAAAAAATATTCCAAAGTATGTAGTTAAATCATACATTTATGAAAATAAAGAAGATAGGCTTAATATAAGAAGAGAATTTTCACACAAAAAATATAGTTTTGAAACTTGGCCGATGTTTAGTTTTATTGTTGGAAAAAGTATTAAAGTAAAAGATGTTCTTCATATAAGCTTTGATTGCTCAATACTAGATGCATGGAGTGCTAGTAATATGATTGATAAACTTTTCAAATTGTATGATGGTAAAACAATAGAATTTTCAAAGTATACTTATAAATCTTATATGGAAGATTTGGAAAGGTATAAGAAAAAAGATGTAAATAAGAGAACATTGAATAAAGCGAATGAATATTGGAAACAACAAGTTGAATTTATTCCAAAAGTACCAAGCTTAAAGATGAAAAAGAAAATAGAAGAACTAAATACGACAACTTTTACAAGGCAGGAACACATGTTTTCTGCTGATATTACCGTTGCTTTGGAAAAATTAGCTAAGGAGCAAAAAGTTACATTATCATCAATTATAATGACAGTTTATATGAAAGTGCTTTCGTATTTTAGTGGTGGTGAAAATATAACAATAAATGCCACGTTGTTTGGAAAACTTCCAGTTAATGAAGAAGTTGGAAATTTACTGGGGGAATTTACAAATATCGGATTGATTCAGTACAAGGATGAAAATAAATCTTTTTTAGAAAGTATAAAAGAAATACAGAAACAAATTTTTAAATTATTGGAGTTTAGAATTTATGATGGAGTAAATATTATTAAAAAAGTTTATGACAAAAACCATGATAGTACAGGCTTTCCGGTTGTTGTTACTTGTATGATTGGAGAAATATATAAATCAAAACAAAGTGGATTTTTAGAAACATATTCTTTAAGTCAGACACCGCAAGTAATTGTTGATCATCATATTAGAATTATTGATGAGAGAATAAAAATATCTTTTGATTATATTGAAGAATTATTTGAAGAAAATTATATAAAAAAAATTATTCAAAAATATGTTGAAATAATAGAGAACATTAGTAAAGCGTAGAATTAGAAAAAGGTGAATTCATATATGGGAGGTTAAAATAATGCCAGATACTCAGGTAGTAAGTAAAGTTTATAAAATTGAAGAAAATGGTGAAATCTATAAAAGCAGATATAAAGTGATAAATTTTACAGATGATTTTAATGTATTGGCAGTATCGCCAGAGTTACATGAATTTGATGAAGATAAAATGTC
This window of the Clostridium kluyveri DSM 555 genome carries:
- a CDS encoding non-ribosomal peptide synthetase, with translation MKQNIISDQVMDSIKNQVKGELNVSDVNNKDNLIEKGLSSIMIMKISNALRKFGIGVSFAKLMENPTIEKWEDLVMNAAVRIRKNKDIFTIKDNADEEFPLTDVQYAYWIGREDDQVLGGVGCHAYLEIDGENIDVHKLKESWNILQNTNPMLRVKFNKNGTQQIMKAPFSEEIGIYDFRLFKQDDIDTELVNMRNKLSHRKLQVEDGQVSGLNIVLLPDNKYRIFLDVDLLIADVMSLSILIDELSKIYNREIETSAPEYTFKDYIRDNYIDKKTIKEDEIFWKNKILSFPKESPNLPLKKKPELIGQTLFSRRKKVIDNFLWTNIKRKSAKYKVTPAMVLLACYSLIIERWTNQDKFAINMPLFNRDTENGNAKNMIADFTNLLLVECVRKENETVLGRIKRLGDVFLENVSHSSYSGVQVQRDIYKEVGKNNNVAPIIFACNIDYPLETEKSKEILGKITYMLSQTPQVWLDFQTYIVDGNLVMCWDAVDELYPEGMIDDMFTALQELLEFLVDNNNWDILYDVLPKKQRVIRERELKDILPLKYTNKTLYTDFINMAKLNPNYVAIIDAETGDKITYKELCDKSLKLAAQLIQNGVKKGDYVGITLPRGYVQIIGLLGILFAGAVYVPIGINQPKERRKKICEQIGIEYVISDKDTINRVSINSENVIYVSMDDIGDKIALNSPVEIKSSDSAYVIMTSGTTGVPKGVEICHYSAINTIIDINEKYNIVNRDTIIMVSAIDFDLSVYDIFGLLSVGGTIIALNEDNFKNPDLWIELIEKYNVTLWNSVPILFDMLITMAEGKDVSLPLRTVLLSGDWIATNLPRRFYDRSKNSVVLAMGGATEASIWSNYINVPKEIPKDWISIPYGKALKNQVYRVVDDFGRTCPNYVRGELLIGGIGVAKCYRGDEELTRKKFIYKDGIRWYKTGDTGRTWNDGTIEFLGRKDNQVKIKGHRIELGEIEDAITKYPDIKNVVVDVTRVGVNEQLTAFLEHNEYMYETVSEFEEKLKERIVNTSIKYNDFSIYLRKLNNSIITFIFDLFKSWDIFNDHRKYTFSEIMEKGEFKNDYEQLILRWLSILTKYNILNVKDGKYSLNRKDELTVQLFSENEKETHVLKTLKPEIIQVLQGKKNAIEVFYNEELKLSPTNFLRGLKNYNENIQRIAEIIKEISNSQSDKFKILEIGGRDAKFTNAILEIMKGSIDEYVYCDSSKFFEYDFERIESEYKYFEYRKVNLENDSSYIFKANEFDLVILYNSLHRFKDISEEMVKIKHIVNDGGFIVGTEINDRNLLSEISASVLEKGFNNYDLEKVSNNIIPNIQTIRDIFKNNYLKEIYTSKCEEIENTGNMLFVARKENILFSPHKLKEFLKERLPEYMIPISFVQVERMPLNQNGKVDRKKLKEITNKGSKDKEAVLIENTIIEQNDEITIALIDIWKEILDEKNLGINSNYFHVGGDSLLATRLVSKIKEDFGIELSIGDVFEHPILSDLSVYIQKKEKGKEKSETIKIIETNPKNENDPFDLTDVQFAYWVGRSGAYSLGRVSTHCYFELDCFDIDIGKLQRVINHMIKEHGMLRAIILNNGKQQILKYTPPYILNINDISSFDEDIQKEILLNIRKEMSHEVLKTNQWPLFNFRGTFISKNKLRFHVSFDNLILDGWSMFHILEEIKRRYDDESFTLFNIDVSFRDYVLALSKMKKSLKYEKDKTYWLNRLDGFLEAPKFKAIKSEFEIENQSFNRREKYIESNEWASLKQLARKNNITPTILLITMFSEVLRKYSINKEFVLNITQFNREQVHPKINEIVGDFTTLTLLEVRISKENTILKRAEILQKQLAEDINHSLYSAIEFGRELRLKTNNEKRSLMPIVFTSGLGINQNTSKGWLGKLIYNISQTPQVWLDHQVLEEDEKLKLIWDSVEEIFPHGLLDNMFNDYIESIENLARNQDVIFEEIEIKDSNKYLYDLDNKDKNTSKSINKKTKECDIKNLVKICKTKEFRVLLNEISGIWEELLGIKSIEKDDNFFSLGGNSLNMIQLSNLLIERYNYQMDMTEFMENSNIEYIVESLMNHEANTRS
- a CDS encoding Gfo/Idh/MocA family oxidoreductase → MLKAIVCGTIFGQSYMNALKMVNDIELVGIFSHGSERSKKCARQYGVPLYTDIENIPKNIDIAFVIIKSSVLGGIGTELSKHLLTRGIYVMQEHPVNYKEVEECYKIAKKNNINYRIGNLYNSLESVSKFIRSSYYLNKTDKLEYVDVLSSSQGLYTLMSILSESLPKFRNLNMVSNNQEKRYPFNAFIMTNGDIDVDFRVHNEVSDIDGNNHMHLLHKITFFYESGRLELEDTFGSVIWRSRMDIADSLIFEEGKKDINTDKLMNLKIFDEKEISFSLLISDVFSKAIEKEIEFFLEEIKSLKTNISNVQKEILVSKKWSLITEEIGFPKAITFKGNYLDHANNLRRIR
- a CDS encoding condensation domain-containing protein → MEFKENITDLDIFNKIKKLEQQGVQLYLDGSKLKYRALKKYFDKNILHEVRNQKDIIIQYLDTIKKNTVELSSLQLAYMTGQSEGQILNGVNAHYYIEYEKEDIDIERLQNVINLLISNNDALRLVLLSSGKGLILKNIPKYVVKSYIYENKEDRLNIRREFSHKKYSFETWPMFSFIVGKSIKVKDVLHISFDCSILDAWSASNMIDKLFKLYDGKTIEFSKYTYKSYMEDLERYKKKDVNKRTLNKANEYWKQQVEFIPKVPSLKMKKKIEELNTTTFTRQEHMFSADITVALEKLAKEQKVTLSSIIMTVYMKVLSYFSGGENITINATLFGKLPVNEEVGNLLGEFTNIGLIQYKDENKSFLESIKEIQKQIFKLLEFRIYDGVNIIKKVYDKNHDSTGFPVVVTCMIGEIYKSKQSGFLETYSLSQTPQVIVDHHIRIIDERIKISFDYIEELFEENYIKKIIQKYVEIIENISKA